One window of the Thermus sp. LT1-2-5 genome contains the following:
- the secY gene encoding preprotein translocase subunit SecY — protein sequence MLKAFRSALQIPELRQRILFTLLVLAAYRLGAFIPTPGVDLDKIQEFLRTTQGGVFGIINLFSGGNFERFSIFALGIMPYITAAIVMQLLVNVVPALEKLSKEGEEGRRIINQYTRIGGIALGAFQGFFLATAFLGAEGGRFLLPGWSPGPFFWLVVVVTQVAGIALLLWLAERITEYGIGNGTSMIIFAGIVVEWLPQLVRTVGLIRTGEVNLVAFLFFLAFIVLAFAGMVAVQQAERRIPVQYARKVVGRRVYGGQATYIPIKLNAAGVIPIVFAAAILQIPIFLAAPFQDNPVLQAIANFFNPTHLSGLLLEVLLIVLFTYVYTAVQFDPKRIAESLREYGGFIPGIRPGEPTVKFLEHIVSRLTLWGALFLGLVAALPQIIQNLTGVKSIAFSGIGLLIVVGVALDTLRQIESQLMLRNYEGFLSKGRIRGRTR from the coding sequence ATGCTGAAGGCCTTCCGGAGCGCCCTCCAGATCCCCGAGCTTCGCCAGCGCATCCTCTTCACGCTCCTGGTCTTGGCCGCCTACCGCTTGGGGGCCTTCATCCCCACCCCGGGGGTGGACCTGGACAAGATCCAGGAGTTCTTGCGCACCACCCAAGGGGGGGTCTTCGGCATCATCAACCTCTTTTCCGGCGGCAACTTTGAGCGCTTCTCCATCTTCGCCTTGGGCATCATGCCCTACATCACCGCCGCCATCGTCATGCAGCTTCTGGTGAACGTGGTGCCGGCGCTGGAGAAGCTATCCAAGGAAGGGGAGGAGGGCCGCCGCATCATCAACCAGTACACCCGCATTGGCGGCATCGCTCTGGGGGCCTTCCAGGGCTTCTTCCTAGCCACGGCCTTCTTGGGGGCGGAGGGGGGGAGGTTCCTCCTTCCTGGCTGGTCCCCGGGGCCCTTCTTCTGGCTGGTGGTGGTGGTTACCCAGGTGGCGGGCATCGCCCTCCTCCTCTGGTTGGCGGAGCGCATCACCGAGTACGGCATCGGCAACGGCACCAGCATGATCATCTTTGCCGGCATCGTGGTGGAATGGCTGCCTCAGCTGGTGCGCACCGTGGGCCTTATCCGCACCGGGGAGGTGAACCTGGTGGCCTTCCTCTTCTTCCTGGCTTTCATCGTGCTGGCTTTCGCCGGGATGGTGGCGGTGCAGCAGGCGGAGCGGCGCATCCCGGTGCAGTACGCCCGTAAGGTGGTGGGCCGCAGGGTGTACGGGGGCCAGGCCACCTACATCCCCATCAAGCTGAACGCCGCCGGGGTGATCCCCATCGTCTTCGCCGCCGCCATCCTGCAGATCCCCATCTTCCTCGCCGCCCCCTTCCAGGACAACCCCGTGCTCCAGGCCATCGCCAACTTCTTCAACCCTACCCATCTTTCCGGGCTCCTCCTCGAGGTCCTTCTCATCGTCCTCTTCACCTACGTCTACACGGCGGTGCAGTTTGACCCCAAGCGCATCGCCGAGTCCTTGCGGGAGTACGGGGGGTTCATCCCGGGCATCCGCCCCGGGGAGCCCACGGTGAAGTTCCTGGAGCATATCGTCTCCCGCCTCACCCTCTGGGGGGCGCTCTTTCTGGGCTTGGTGGCGGCCTTGCCCCAAATCATCCAGAACCTCACCGGGGTGAAGAGCATCGCCTTCTCGGGGATCGGCTTGTTGATCGTGGTGGGGGTGGCCCTGGACACCCTCAGGCAGATTGAGAGCCAGCTGATGCTCCGGAACTACGAAGGGTTCCTTTCCAAGGGCCGCATCCGCGGCCGCACGCGCTAG
- a CDS encoding adenylate kinase: MGEAVIFLGPPGAGKGTQAARLAAELGFKKLSTGDILRDHVARGTPLGEQVKPIMDRGDLVPDDLILALIREELAERVIFDGFPRTLPQAEALDRLLEETGTRLLGVVLVEVPEEELVRRMLKRAEVEGRSDDNEETIRRRLEVYREKTEPLIQYYEKTGALKRVDGLGTPDEVYARIRAALGI; this comes from the coding sequence ATGGGGGAAGCGGTGATCTTCTTGGGGCCGCCGGGGGCGGGCAAGGGCACCCAGGCGGCCAGGCTTGCGGCGGAGTTGGGCTTTAAGAAGCTTTCCACCGGGGACATCCTGCGGGACCACGTGGCCCGGGGTACCCCTTTGGGAGAGCAGGTGAAGCCCATCATGGACCGAGGGGACCTGGTGCCGGATGACCTGATCCTGGCCCTGATCCGGGAGGAGCTCGCCGAGCGGGTGATCTTTGACGGCTTCCCCCGTACCTTGCCCCAGGCGGAGGCCCTGGACCGCCTCTTAGAGGAGACGGGCACCCGGCTTCTTGGGGTGGTGCTGGTGGAGGTGCCCGAGGAGGAACTGGTCCGGCGGATGCTCAAGCGGGCGGAGGTAGAGGGCCGCTCCGACGACAACGAGGAGACCATAAGGCGCCGCCTCGAGGTCTACCGGGAGAAAACCGAGCCCCTTATCCAGTACTATGAGAAGACGGGCGCCCTGAAGCGGGTGGACGGCCTGGGCACGCCCGACGAGGTCTACGCCCGCATCCGGGCCGCCTTGGGAATCTGA
- the map gene encoding type I methionyl aminopeptidase has protein sequence MAIKLKSPWEIERMREAGALLTEVVEEVARHVEPGITTKELDQIAHAAILKRKAKPAFLGLYGFPATLCTSVNEVVVHGIPSDRPLQEGDILSVDVGLFYGGFAADMARTFPVGKVSPEAERLIQDTEAAFWEGMKYLRPGFRIGDVAHAVQTFLESRGYGVVREFVGHGVGREIHEDPQLPNFGKPGTGPKIRPGMTLALEPMVTLRPAPVVILEDGWTASAGQGNLAAHYENTVLVTEEGPELLTGVPLVRAR, from the coding sequence ATGGCCATCAAGCTGAAAAGCCCCTGGGAGATCGAGCGCATGCGGGAGGCGGGCGCCCTCCTCACCGAGGTGGTGGAGGAGGTAGCCCGCCACGTGGAGCCCGGGATCACCACCAAGGAGCTGGACCAGATCGCCCATGCGGCCATCCTGAAGCGCAAGGCCAAGCCGGCCTTCCTCGGGCTCTATGGGTTCCCTGCCACGCTTTGCACCTCGGTGAACGAGGTGGTGGTTCACGGCATCCCCTCGGACAGGCCCCTTCAAGAAGGGGACATCCTCTCCGTGGACGTAGGCCTCTTCTACGGGGGCTTCGCCGCCGACATGGCCCGCACCTTCCCCGTGGGCAAGGTTTCCCCCGAGGCGGAGAGGCTCATCCAGGACACGGAGGCCGCCTTCTGGGAGGGGATGAAATACCTCAGGCCTGGCTTCCGCATCGGGGACGTGGCCCATGCGGTGCAGACCTTCTTGGAAAGCCGGGGCTACGGGGTGGTGCGGGAGTTCGTGGGCCACGGGGTGGGCCGGGAGATCCACGAGGACCCCCAGCTCCCCAACTTCGGCAAGCCGGGCACGGGGCCCAAGATCCGCCCCGGCATGACCTTGGCCCTCGAGCCCATGGTCACCTTGCGCCCGGCGCCTGTGGTAATATTGGAAGATGGCTGGACGGCGAGCGCCGGCCAAGGCAACCTCGCCGCCCACTACGAGAACACCGTCTTGGTGACGGAGGAGGGCCCGGAGCTCCTCACCGGGGTTCCCCTGGTGCGGGCGCGGTAG
- the infA gene encoding translation initiation factor IF-1 — protein MAKEKDTIRAEGVITEALPNATFRVRLDSGPEILAYISGKMRMHYIRILPGDRVVVEITPYDPTRGRIVYRK, from the coding sequence ATGGCGAAGGAGAAGGACACCATTCGGGCGGAAGGCGTGATCACCGAGGCTTTGCCCAACGCTACCTTTCGGGTAAGGCTGGACTCGGGACCGGAGATCCTAGCCTACATCTCCGGCAAGATGCGCATGCACTACATCCGTATCCTGCCGGGGGACCGGGTGGTGGTGGAGATAACCCCCTACGACCCCACGCGGGGCCGCATCGTTTATAGAAAGTAG
- the rpmJ gene encoding 50S ribosomal protein L36, protein MKVRASVKKMCEKCKVVRRHGRVYVICENPKHKQRQG, encoded by the coding sequence ATGAAGGTACGGGCGTCGGTCAAGAAGATGTGCGAGAAGTGCAAGGTGGTGCGCCGGCACGGGCGGGTTTACGTGATCTGCGAGAACCCTAAGCACAAGCAACGGCAAGGGTAG
- the rpsM gene encoding 30S ribosomal protein S13: MARIAGVEIPRNKRVDVALTYIYGIGPARAKEALEKTGINPATRVKDLTEAEVVRLREYVENTWKLEGELRAEVAANIKRLMDIGCYRGLRHRVGLPVRGQRTRTNARTRKGPRKTVAGKKKAPRK, encoded by the coding sequence GTGGCGAGGATTGCAGGCGTAGAGATTCCCAGGAACAAGCGGGTGGACGTGGCCCTCACCTACATCTATGGCATTGGTCCAGCCCGGGCCAAGGAGGCGTTGGAAAAGACGGGCATCAACCCCGCCACCCGGGTCAAGGACCTCACCGAGGCCGAGGTGGTGCGCCTCCGCGAGTACGTGGAGAACACCTGGAAGCTGGAAGGCGAGCTCCGGGCGGAGGTGGCCGCCAACATCAAGCGGCTTATGGACATCGGGTGCTACCGGGGGCTCAGGCATCGCGTGGGCCTACCTGTGCGCGGCCAGCGCACCCGGACCAACGCCCGTACCCGCAAAGGCCCCCGCAAGACCGTGGCGGGCAAGAAGAAGGCTCCGAGGAAGTAG
- the rpsK gene encoding 30S ribosomal protein S11, translating into MARKTTKKKVKRQVASGKAYIHASYNNTIVTITDPDGNPITWSSGGVIGYKGSRKGTPYAAQLAAMDAAKKAMAYGMQSVDVIVRGTGAGREQAIRALQASGLQVKSIVDDTPVPHNGCRPKKKFRKAS; encoded by the coding sequence ATGGCCAGAAAAACTACGAAGAAGAAAGTCAAGCGACAGGTCGCCAGCGGGAAGGCGTACATTCACGCCTCCTACAACAACACTATCGTCACCATCACCGACCCGGACGGCAACCCCATCACCTGGTCCTCGGGCGGGGTCATCGGCTACAAGGGGAGCCGCAAGGGCACCCCCTACGCCGCCCAGCTTGCGGCCATGGACGCCGCCAAGAAGGCCATGGCTTATGGCATGCAGAGCGTGGACGTGATCGTGCGGGGCACCGGGGCGGGCCGGGAGCAGGCCATCCGCGCCCTCCAGGCTTCTGGTTTGCAGGTGAAGTCCATTGTGGACGACACCCCCGTGCCCCACAACGGCTGCCGCCCCAAGAAGAAGTTCCGCAAGGCCTCTTAG
- the rpsD gene encoding 30S ribosomal protein S4 has product MGRYIGPVCRLCRREGVKLYLKGERCYSPKCAMERRPYPPGQHGQKRARRPSDYAVRLREKQKLRRIYGISETQFRNLFEEASRKKGVTGTVFLGLLESRLDNVVYRLGFAASRRQARQMVRHGHITVNGRRVDLPAYRVKPGDEIAIAEGSKNLAFIRENLEAMKGRKVGPWLSLDVENMKGKFLRLPDREDLALPVNEQLVIEFYSR; this is encoded by the coding sequence ATGGGTCGTTACATTGGACCAGTTTGCCGTCTTTGCCGCCGGGAAGGAGTCAAGCTTTACCTCAAAGGGGAGCGGTGCTACAGCCCCAAGTGCGCCATGGAGCGCCGGCCCTACCCCCCAGGCCAGCACGGGCAGAAGCGGGCCCGCCGCCCTTCCGACTACGCGGTGCGCCTGCGGGAAAAGCAGAAGCTTCGCCGCATTTACGGGATCTCGGAAACCCAGTTCCGCAACCTCTTTGAGGAGGCGAGCCGGAAGAAGGGGGTCACGGGCACCGTCTTCCTGGGGCTTCTGGAATCCCGGTTGGACAACGTGGTCTACCGCCTGGGCTTCGCCGCAAGCCGCCGCCAGGCCCGCCAGATGGTGCGCCATGGCCATATTACCGTGAACGGGCGCCGGGTGGACCTGCCCGCTTACCGGGTGAAGCCGGGGGACGAGATCGCCATCGCCGAGGGGAGCAAGAACCTGGCCTTCATCCGGGAGAACCTCGAGGCCATGAAGGGCCGCAAGGTGGGTCCTTGGCTCTCCCTGGACGTGGAGAACATGAAGGGCAAGTTCCTCCGGCTCCCCGACCGGGAGGACCTGGCCCTGCCAGTGAACGAGCAGCTGGTGATCGAGTTCTACTCCAGGTAA
- a CDS encoding DNA-directed RNA polymerase subunit alpha, translated as MLESKLKAPVFTVRTQGREYGEFVLEPLERGFGVTLGNPLRRILLSSIPGTAVTSVYIEDVLHEFSTIPGVKEDVVEIVLNLKELVVRFLDPKMQTTTLVLRAEGPKVVTARDFTPSSDVEILNPDLPIATLEAGGKLYMEVRVDRGVGYVPAERHGIKDRINAIPVDAIFSPVRRVAFQVEDTRLGQRTDLDKLTLRIWTDGSVTPLEALNQAVEILKEHLSYFTNPQATALPTPAEPVVERVEKEEDLDLPLEELGLSTRVLHSLKEEGIESVRALLALNLKDLRNIPGIGERSLEEIREALAKRGFALKE; from the coding sequence ATGTTAGAGAGCAAGCTGAAAGCCCCGGTCTTCACGGTGCGCACCCAGGGGCGGGAGTACGGGGAGTTCGTCTTGGAGCCCCTGGAGCGGGGGTTTGGCGTCACCCTGGGCAACCCCTTGCGGCGCATCCTCCTTTCCTCCATTCCCGGGACCGCGGTCACCAGCGTCTACATTGAGGACGTTCTGCACGAGTTCTCCACCATCCCCGGGGTGAAGGAGGACGTGGTGGAGATAGTTCTGAACCTGAAGGAGCTGGTGGTCCGCTTCCTGGACCCCAAGATGCAGACCACCACCTTGGTTCTCAGGGCGGAAGGCCCCAAGGTGGTCACCGCCCGGGACTTCACCCCAAGCAGCGACGTGGAGATCCTGAACCCCGACCTCCCCATCGCCACCCTCGAGGCGGGGGGGAAGCTCTATATGGAGGTTCGGGTGGACCGAGGGGTGGGGTACGTGCCGGCGGAACGCCACGGCATCAAGGACCGCATCAACGCCATCCCCGTGGACGCCATTTTCTCCCCGGTGCGCCGGGTAGCCTTCCAGGTGGAGGATACCCGCCTGGGCCAGCGCACGGACCTGGACAAGCTCACCCTGCGCATCTGGACCGACGGCTCCGTCACCCCCCTGGAGGCCTTGAACCAGGCGGTGGAGATCCTAAAGGAGCACCTCTCCTACTTCACCAACCCCCAGGCCACCGCCTTGCCCACCCCTGCGGAGCCCGTGGTCGAGCGGGTGGAGAAGGAGGAGGACCTGGATCTGCCCCTGGAGGAGCTTGGGCTTTCCACCCGGGTGCTCCACAGCCTCAAGGAGGAGGGGATTGAGTCGGTGCGGGCCCTTTTGGCCCTCAACCTCAAGGACCTCCGCAACATCCCCGGCATTGGGGAAAGGAGCCTGGAGGAGATCCGCGAGGCCCTGGCCAAGCGGGGCTTCGCCTTGAAGGAGTGA
- the rplQ gene encoding 50S ribosomal protein L17 produces the protein MRHLKSGRKLNRHSSHRLALYRNQAKSLLTHGRITTTLPKAKEITGFVDHLIHLAKRGDLHARRLVLRDLQDVKLVRKLFDEIAPKYQNRPGGYTRVLKLAERRRGDGAPLALVELVE, from the coding sequence ATGCGCCACCTGAAGTCTGGAAGGAAGCTAAACCGCCACTCTTCCCACCGCCTGGCCCTCTACCGCAACCAGGCCAAAAGCCTTCTGACCCACGGCCGCATCACCACCACCTTGCCCAAGGCCAAGGAGATCACCGGCTTCGTGGACCACCTGATCCACCTGGCCAAGCGGGGGGACCTGCACGCCCGCCGCCTGGTGCTCCGGGACCTGCAGGACGTGAAGTTGGTGCGTAAGCTCTTTGACGAGATCGCCCCCAAGTACCAAAACCGCCCCGGGGGGTACACCCGGGTCCTCAAGCTGGCGGAGCGCCGCCGGGGGGACGGGGCGCCCTTGGCCCTGGTGGAGCTGGTGGAGTAG
- a CDS encoding DNA cytosine methyltransferase produces MSARTLFALLFLLLLALFAWLNWGEINRPTPLSLGLTRVEAPLGLVLVVALGVVSLLYLLFTIGLETAALLEVRRYARELLQYKKLAEDAEQSRYTELRRYLEAEFARLAEAEKEEIRALEARIAETLEKHGNTLAAYIGELEDQLLRLLSPKGEEKG; encoded by the coding sequence ATGAGCGCGCGTACCCTCTTCGCCCTGCTTTTCCTCCTCCTCCTCGCCCTTTTCGCCTGGCTCAACTGGGGGGAGATCAACCGGCCCACCCCCTTGTCCTTGGGCCTCACCCGGGTGGAGGCCCCCTTAGGCCTTGTCTTGGTGGTGGCCCTGGGAGTGGTTTCCCTCCTCTACCTCCTCTTTACCATCGGCCTGGAAACCGCCGCTTTGCTGGAAGTGCGGCGCTACGCCCGGGAGCTCCTCCAGTACAAAAAGCTGGCGGAAGACGCCGAGCAAAGCCGCTACACCGAGCTCAGGCGCTACCTGGAGGCGGAGTTCGCCCGCTTAGCGGAGGCGGAAAAGGAGGAGATCCGGGCCCTCGAGGCCCGCATCGCCGAAACCCTGGAGAAGCACGGCAACACCCTGGCCGCCTACATTGGGGAGCTGGAAGACCAGCTTCTCAGGCTCCTTTCCCCCAAAGGGGAAGAAAAAGGCTAG
- a CDS encoding EamA family transporter, which produces MGYLFLLLAAFLWGLIGPVSRLAFQEGLSPLMVAFFRAGIAWAFFALHAAFLGRVRVARRDLPVLLLFGLVGVSLFYGSYQLAVGYGGAALASVLLYTAPAWVALLSSLVLKEPLDRAGALAVVLTLLGVGLMGLGGGSEVRAGPLALFFGLLSGFTYALYYIFGKVYLPRYPTPTLFLYALPVGALGLLPFVDFVPLSSKALLALLFLGSFSTYGAYLAYYAGLQRLPATRASVVATLEPVVANLFAFLLFGEVLSPMGYLGALLVLLAVLLSVRR; this is translated from the coding sequence ATGGGCTACCTCTTTTTGCTCCTCGCCGCCTTCTTGTGGGGCCTTATCGGCCCGGTGAGCCGCCTGGCCTTCCAGGAGGGGCTTTCCCCCCTCATGGTGGCCTTTTTCCGGGCGGGGATCGCCTGGGCCTTCTTCGCCCTCCACGCCGCGTTTTTGGGCCGGGTTAGGGTGGCGCGGCGGGACCTGCCCGTCCTTTTGCTTTTCGGTCTGGTGGGGGTTTCCCTCTTTTACGGGTCCTACCAGCTGGCGGTGGGGTACGGGGGGGCGGCGTTGGCCTCGGTTCTCCTTTACACCGCCCCCGCTTGGGTGGCCCTCCTTTCCTCCTTGGTCCTTAAGGAGCCCTTGGACCGGGCGGGGGCCTTGGCCGTGGTCCTCACCCTCCTCGGGGTGGGGCTCATGGGCCTGGGTGGGGGGAGCGAGGTGCGGGCTGGGCCCTTGGCCCTTTTCTTCGGCCTCCTTTCCGGCTTCACCTATGCCCTTTACTACATCTTTGGCAAGGTCTACCTGCCCCGCTACCCCACCCCCACCCTCTTCCTTTACGCCCTGCCCGTGGGAGCGTTGGGGCTTCTGCCCTTCGTGGATTTCGTCCCCCTAAGCTCCAAGGCCCTTCTCGCCCTCCTCTTCCTCGGGAGCTTTTCCACGTACGGGGCCTACCTGGCCTACTATGCGGGGCTTCAGCGCCTTCCCGCCACCCGGGCCAGCGTGGTGGCCACCCTCGAGCCCGTGGTGGCGAACCTCTTCGCCTTCTTGCTCTTTGGCGAGGTCCTTTCCCCCATGGGCTATCTGGGGGCCCTTCTGGTCCTATTGGCGGTCCTCCTGTCGGTGCGGCGGTAG